The sequence ACATCCTTCACACCTGGAATGGAATCAACGCACAAAATTGTCAGGCCTGGTATTAAATTAAATACTCCCCTAAACCTCGACGAAAAGGCACGCTGTCTTTTGGCTGGGCCTTGGTGATACGCGTGGGGGGTCGATGGGGGGAACAAAACCGCGGCGCCAAGGAACGGAATCCCCACCTTTGATCTTGCAGATGCGGCGCTTGATGCGGTCCATGCAGCCGTCGCAGTGCAGTTGGATCTTGAGCGTAACCGTCTCCTGGAACAGAAACCAGAGCATGTCGTCCAGTTGCAGACCAAGGACAAGGAGGCAGACGGCGACGAGGATCACCGCCGCACGGGACTTGAATAATAATCGGCAAGTATAAGTCACTTACCTCCTTGGGTTCCTTGGgcttctcctcctcctcctcttcctccttgGGTTTGCCAGTGCCCTTCTCCTTGTCGGCCTTcttatcgccgccgccgccgcccttcttcttgtcggCATTTTTCTCTCCTCCATCACCGCCTCCCTTCTTCTTGTCGGCCTTCTTCTTCTCTGCATCGCCGCCGCCCTTCTCTTTGGCCGCATTTTTCTCGCCGCCGTCAGCTTTCTTCTCCTTGTCCTTCTTGGGCGAACCGGCGCCGGCGGAGACGATCTGCACGGGCTTCTTGGCCCTAGCCTCGATGCGCTCCTTGAGCTGCACCGCGTCCGCCGGACCGGTCACGACCACCTTGCCCGCCGCCATGTCCGGCGTCACCGACTCCACGCCTGCACGCGCGCGGCCACAGAGCAGTCGAACGAACGGTCAGGAACAAAcaactcccccccccccccccccccccccaccgcaAGAAGAGGACTGCGTAACCGCCGGCAACCCGTACGCACCTGGTGCGCGCTTGATGGCCTTGCGGACCTTGTTGGCGCAGCCGGCGCAATGCAAGTCGACCTTCAACACGATGGGCTGCGGCGCGGCCCCAGCGCCGGcgtccttcttcttgtcgccgccgccgccgccgccgcccttgcccGTCTTCTTCTCCTCTCCCATGGCGGCCGTCTCCTCAACCTGTCACTGTGCCCGCTGTGGTGGTGGTGGTTACGGAAAGCGCTGGGCGCGGAGTTCTAGGTGGGAGGCTGGGGCGCGTTCTGGGACAGAGGGGAGAGAGTGGCGGGTGGGGGCGGCGTTGATAAATAGGCGGCGGGACCGTGCGGGCGGGCCGCGAGCGCAACTGCGCAAGGGGCAGACGCGCAGTGATGGACTGATGGCTGGCGTGGCGGAGGGGCTGCGGCGGCGCGGTGCTGCCAAGTTGCTTGCTGACCGCGGACTGCTGCTGCATGCAGTGGATGGGGACGTGTCTGCGTCCAAGGTTTCCTCTTGTTGTTTCCTTGGCCGTGCCGTTTAATAACGGAAGGTGTAGCGTCACGCATGGCATGGGATTTTGTATCGGAGGGTAATAACTGAGTAGTACAGTACTAATAATAGTTAGTATATGGTAAAAGAAACAGCTGTTCACTTTAAGTGCATCGCAACGAAAAAAGAGAGTAAAAAATCGTGACAGTTGTCACCGATCACAGATACTTTAGGCAATGAAAAATCGTGTGCGGCTTTAAGTGCCTGTGCCGACGACGCCGTAGCGCACACGTTTGGTCGTGCGGCCTGTGGCCACGGCCGTTCGCGTAGCCCTCGGAACGGCCCAGGCCCAGTCCAGGCAAGCCACCTTTGCAGACGCATGGCTTCATCGCCGAGTGAGTTGGGttaagaactacgttaccacggatcattaGATCCGCTCTCTTTCCTCCCGTCAGCAGATTAGGCGCGAGAAGTCATGAAAGATACGTATCCCTTCCcagaagcacgacagaggaaacacacgagacacgataTAGGGTTGAGCCTTTggtctcttttctcttctctatcttatgagggggtgtacagattccttatatagagatgtgagactccTTAGAGGCAAAGcaagtatttgcccacataatcctaactagggttacttaacactcccccttgggcgaataccgtgaccaacacatgcctcgttaaaactctgaaaaccccagtgggaaaaatatgaAGAAAGGGTGCATGGTGATAcatattgcatttgcactttgttgcctcgttaaaaacctcatgtgagaaacttcaagaaaactcaccaagggaaaaagagtacaacagctgtcatcAGGACAGATTTAGATCttctgggatctagattctatcgaatcttctacaagggctaattttagaaatgtgctccccatgatccttgcaaaactgtaTCGATATGGCAAAACATTTTCTTCTGGAGTATATGCACATATAGATTTAGCAaacagattgcatatccttgcaaggattATTTCAAGACTCTCACAtcaactcacttctaggatacatgaggtaagtgcacgtatcaacataaataagccacttcgACTGGTTgtgttcgatcgactagatctaCATATCTGATAGAAACTTTCATAAAGGTCCACATATTGATCAAACTGGCTGATGCCTTCagagcatagaatatgacatttattgtctcacgactGTGATCAATATAatcattcgctccccctgacgatgacatctgtcaaagtcgttatcccttaTAACTCAagtatattcttcaagatatatgtct is a genomic window of Zea mays cultivar B73 chromosome 5, Zm-B73-REFERENCE-NAM-5.0, whole genome shotgun sequence containing:
- the LOC103626200 gene encoding heavy metal-associated isoprenylated plant protein 3, with protein sequence MGEEKKTGKGGGGGGGDKKKDAGAGAAPQPIVLKVDLHCAGCANKVRKAIKRAPGVESVTPDMAAGKVVVTGPADAVQLKERIEARAKKPVQIVSAGAGSPKKDKEKKADGGEKNAAKEKGGGDAEKKKADKKKGGGDGGEKNADKKKGGGGGDKKADKEKGTGKPKEEEEEEEKPKEPKEETVTLKIQLHCDGCMDRIKRRICKIKGVKDVAFDAAKDLVKVTGTMDAAVLPAYLREKLSRDVEVVAPGKKDGGGGGDKKGKGAGDGAEKKNKKKDGGAEGKNDRAAAAAAAAASASVAPIPLADAGGMYLMPPHYGYMPYPPAPGGYYGAAPPPNHAGFYANAGVHYPPPTAYGYGPAHLHAPQMFSDENPNACSVM